A genomic segment from Hypomesus transpacificus isolate Combined female chromosome 13, fHypTra1, whole genome shotgun sequence encodes:
- the LOC124475436 gene encoding retinol dehydrogenase 13-like isoform X3: protein MSRYILPVSVFGTVFGCAVLLKNHLTGGPCPSKATIKGKTVVITGANTGIGKETARELARRGGRVIMGCRDMEKCEDAAKEIRGKTLNPHVYAHHIDLASIKSIRQFAERIKHEEKRVDILINNAGVMRCPAGKTEDGFDVQFGVNHLGHFLLTNLLLDKLKESAPSRVINLASLAHIVGEIDFNDLNWEKKKFDTKRAYCQSKLANVLFTRELAKRLEGTGVTVNALHPGVVATDLGRHTGLHQSQFSSSVLSPFFTLLVKGPELGAQPSVYLAVAEELQGVSGRYYDVMTEKEPAPNSLDQEVSSRLWEASARLVGLELTGGETEKEQAKTPTRTAAPAETGPHPCSTDTDTRRET, encoded by the exons GAACCATTTGACAGGTGGCCCCTGTCCCAGCAAAGCCACCATCAAAGGGAAGACAGTGGTCATAACAGGAGCCAACACAGGCATCGGGAAAGAAACAGCTCGAGAACTGGCAAGGAGAG GGGGTCGGGTTATTATGGGATGCAGGGACATGGAGAAGTGTGAGGATGCTGCCAAGGAGATTCGAGGGAAGACTCTGAACCCTCACGTGTATGCACACCACATCGACCTGGCCTCCATCAAATCCATCCGCCAGTTTGCAGAAAGGATTAAACACG AGGAGAAACGTGTGGATATACTGATAAACAACGCAGGTGTAATGAGATGCCCTGCTGGAAAAACTGAGGATGGCTTTGATGTACAGTTTGGAGTCAACCACTTAG GACATTTTTTGCTAACAAATCTTCTGCTGGACAAGTTAAAAGAGTCTGCCCCCAGTAGAGTGATCAACCTGGCTTCTCTCGCTCACATCGTTGGGGAAATAGACTTTAATGACCTCAACTGGGAGAAGAAGAAGTTTGACACCAAGCGGGCCTACTGCCAAAGCAAGCTGGCCAACGTTTTATTCACCCGAGAGCTCGCAAAGAGGCTTGAAG GGACTGGGGTTACTGTAAATGCCCTGCACCCAGGGGTTGTTGCCACAGATCTGGGGAGACACACTGGCCTGCACCAATCACAGTTCTCCAGCTCAGTACTGA GTCCTTTCTTCACGTTACTGGTGAAGGGTCCGGAGCTGGGAGCCCAGCCCAGCGTCTACCTGGCGGTGGCCGAGGAGCTTCAGGGGGTGTCGGGACGCTACTATGACGTGATGACAGAGAAGGAACCGGCGCCCAACTCCCTCGACCAGGAGGTGTCTAGCAGGCTGTGGGAGGCCAGCGCCAGGCTGGTGGGGCTGGAACTGACGGGAGGGGAGACGGAGAAGGAGCAGGCTAAGACGCCCACACGGACAGCAGCACCCGCAGAAACTGGTCCCCATccctgcagcaca
- the LOC124475436 gene encoding retinol dehydrogenase 13-like isoform X2: MGCRDMEKCEDAAKEIRGKTLNPHVYAHHIDLASIKSIRQFAERIKHEEKRVDILINNAGVMRCPAGKTEDGFDVQFGVNHLGHFLLTNLLLDKLKESAPSRVINLASLAHIVGEIDFNDLNWEKKKFDTKRAYCQSKLANVLFTRELAKRLEGTGVTVNALHPGVVATDLGRHTGLHQSQFSSSVLSPFFTLLVKGPELGAQPSVYLAVAEELQGVSGRYYDVMTEKEPAPNSLDQEVSSRLWEASARLVGLELTGGETEKEQAKTPTRTAAPAETGPHPCSTDTDTRRET; encoded by the exons ATGGGATGCAGGGACATGGAGAAGTGTGAGGATGCTGCCAAGGAGATTCGAGGGAAGACTCTGAACCCTCACGTGTATGCACACCACATCGACCTGGCCTCCATCAAATCCATCCGCCAGTTTGCAGAAAGGATTAAACACG AGGAGAAACGTGTGGATATACTGATAAACAACGCAGGTGTAATGAGATGCCCTGCTGGAAAAACTGAGGATGGCTTTGATGTACAGTTTGGAGTCAACCACTTAG GACATTTTTTGCTAACAAATCTTCTGCTGGACAAGTTAAAAGAGTCTGCCCCCAGTAGAGTGATCAACCTGGCTTCTCTCGCTCACATCGTTGGGGAAATAGACTTTAATGACCTCAACTGGGAGAAGAAGAAGTTTGACACCAAGCGGGCCTACTGCCAAAGCAAGCTGGCCAACGTTTTATTCACCCGAGAGCTCGCAAAGAGGCTTGAAG GGACTGGGGTTACTGTAAATGCCCTGCACCCAGGGGTTGTTGCCACAGATCTGGGGAGACACACTGGCCTGCACCAATCACAGTTCTCCAGCTCAGTACTGA GTCCTTTCTTCACGTTACTGGTGAAGGGTCCGGAGCTGGGAGCCCAGCCCAGCGTCTACCTGGCGGTGGCCGAGGAGCTTCAGGGGGTGTCGGGACGCTACTATGACGTGATGACAGAGAAGGAACCGGCGCCCAACTCCCTCGACCAGGAGGTGTCTAGCAGGCTGTGGGAGGCCAGCGCCAGGCTGGTGGGGCTGGAACTGACGGGAGGGGAGACGGAGAAGGAGCAGGCTAAGACGCCCACACGGACAGCAGCACCCGCAGAAACTGGTCCCCATccctgcagcaca
- the LOC124475436 gene encoding retinol dehydrogenase 13-like isoform X1, with amino-acid sequence MGPAKHSVKHFYDVGVKMSFPSLKDKQPPLHLNYCGVHRNHLTGGPCPSKATIKGKTVVITGANTGIGKETARELARRGGRVIMGCRDMEKCEDAAKEIRGKTLNPHVYAHHIDLASIKSIRQFAERIKHEEKRVDILINNAGVMRCPAGKTEDGFDVQFGVNHLGHFLLTNLLLDKLKESAPSRVINLASLAHIVGEIDFNDLNWEKKKFDTKRAYCQSKLANVLFTRELAKRLEGTGVTVNALHPGVVATDLGRHTGLHQSQFSSSVLSPFFTLLVKGPELGAQPSVYLAVAEELQGVSGRYYDVMTEKEPAPNSLDQEVSSRLWEASARLVGLELTGGETEKEQAKTPTRTAAPAETGPHPCSTDTDTRRET; translated from the exons atggGTCCAGCCAAACATTCAGTCAAGCATTTTTATGATGTAGGCgtgaaaatgagcttcccctctttgaaagacaaACAGCCGCCACTGCACTTGAACTACTGTGGTGTTCATAGGAACCATTTGACAGGTGGCCCCTGTCCCAGCAAAGCCACCATCAAAGGGAAGACAGTGGTCATAACAGGAGCCAACACAGGCATCGGGAAAGAAACAGCTCGAGAACTGGCAAGGAGAG GGGGTCGGGTTATTATGGGATGCAGGGACATGGAGAAGTGTGAGGATGCTGCCAAGGAGATTCGAGGGAAGACTCTGAACCCTCACGTGTATGCACACCACATCGACCTGGCCTCCATCAAATCCATCCGCCAGTTTGCAGAAAGGATTAAACACG AGGAGAAACGTGTGGATATACTGATAAACAACGCAGGTGTAATGAGATGCCCTGCTGGAAAAACTGAGGATGGCTTTGATGTACAGTTTGGAGTCAACCACTTAG GACATTTTTTGCTAACAAATCTTCTGCTGGACAAGTTAAAAGAGTCTGCCCCCAGTAGAGTGATCAACCTGGCTTCTCTCGCTCACATCGTTGGGGAAATAGACTTTAATGACCTCAACTGGGAGAAGAAGAAGTTTGACACCAAGCGGGCCTACTGCCAAAGCAAGCTGGCCAACGTTTTATTCACCCGAGAGCTCGCAAAGAGGCTTGAAG GGACTGGGGTTACTGTAAATGCCCTGCACCCAGGGGTTGTTGCCACAGATCTGGGGAGACACACTGGCCTGCACCAATCACAGTTCTCCAGCTCAGTACTGA GTCCTTTCTTCACGTTACTGGTGAAGGGTCCGGAGCTGGGAGCCCAGCCCAGCGTCTACCTGGCGGTGGCCGAGGAGCTTCAGGGGGTGTCGGGACGCTACTATGACGTGATGACAGAGAAGGAACCGGCGCCCAACTCCCTCGACCAGGAGGTGTCTAGCAGGCTGTGGGAGGCCAGCGCCAGGCTGGTGGGGCTGGAACTGACGGGAGGGGAGACGGAGAAGGAGCAGGCTAAGACGCCCACACGGACAGCAGCACCCGCAGAAACTGGTCCCCATccctgcagcaca